From the Candidatus Schekmanbacteria bacterium genome, the window GTCAAGAAGATCAACAATGAAGGAGAAAGAAATAATTTAAATTTTCAAATTTTCATCAGCGCATCATCCTTCGTGCCGAAAGCATTCACTCCTCTACAATGGTCGGCAATGGAAGATGAAAGAAGATTAAAGGAGAAGATATCTCTTTTGAGAAATTTATTTGCAAAGATAAATAATGTGAGGTTCAATTGCGACCTTCCAAAATTCGCAAAGATACAAGCGTTATTATCAAGAGGCGACAGAAAAGTGGGAAGAATACTGCAGAATGCCTTCAGTTATAAGGGAGATTGGCGAAGGGCAATGCGGGAGAGTGATGTAAATGCCGATTACTATGTTTATCGAACAAGGAAAAAAGATGAAATATTTCCTTGGGATTTCATAGATACAGGCACGAAGAAGAGTGACCTATATGCTGTTTATGAAAAGTATTTTAAAAACTGAGCTGGCTTTAAAGTGAAATTACTTTAGATATTCATTGATTGAATTAGCGGCAACTTTCCCGTCACCCATTGCAAGAATAACTGTTGCACCACCTCTCACGATATCTCCGCCTGCGAAAACGCCCGGTTTACTCGTTGCGCCTGTTTTAGGGTCGATTGTTATATTGCCGTATCGATTTGTTTCTATTCCTTTAGTTGTCATAGGTATTAACGGATTAGCACCATTCCCGATTGCAACTACGACTGTATCAACTTTTATGGTGAATTCTGAACCTTCAATTGGCACAGGCCTTCTTCGTCCGGATTCATCGGGTTCTCCAAGCTCCATCTTTATACATTCTATTTCTTTGACCCATCCTTTTTCATCTCCAATTATTCTCAAAGGATTGTTGAGGAGAAGAAATTCAACACCTTCTTCTTCAGCATGCTTTATTTCTTCGATTCTTGCGGGCATTTCAGCTCTTGAACGGCGATAAATAATGTATGAATGTTCTGCTCCAAGTCTCTTGGATGTCCTTACGGCATCCATTGCGGTATTCCCTCCGCCTATAACTGCAACATTTTTTCCTCGAAAGATAGGTGTATCATATTCCGGGAATAAATATGCTTTCATCAAATTATTGCGCGTAAGATATTCATTGGCAGAATATACACCGTTGAGGTTTTCGCCGGGAATGTTCATAAAGTAAGGCAATCCAGCACCTGAGCCAATAAATGCGGCATCATACCCATTGGAAAGAAGTTCATCCAAGGTTTTTGTTTTTCCAATCACAAAATTGTTTACGATTTCTACTCCAAGCTTGCTGACATAATCAATTTCAACCTGAAGGATCTTCTTTGGTAGACGAAACTCGGGAATGCCATAAATTAAAACGCCGCCTGATTTATGGAGGGCTTCAAAAACAGTTACCTGATGCCCCATCTTTGCAAGCTCACCAGCTACTGTTAATCCTGAAGGTCCTGACCCTATGACAGCTACTTTTTTCCCCGTTGGTTTTGGAAGAGGTGGTATCTTTATCTCACCCATTGCCATTTCGAAATCTGCGGCGAACCTTTCAAGATTCCCTATTGCTACCGGCATACTCTTTTTTGAAAGGACACAAACTCCTTCACATTGTTCCTCTTGAGGGCAGACTCTTCCACACACAGCAGGCAATGAGTTTTTTTCTTTTATCTTTCGAGCGGCTTCAAGATATCTTCCTTCTGCAATCAAATTTATAAAGGCAGGTATGTCGATACCAACAGGACATCCTTGAACACACATAGGTTTTTTACACTGCAGACAGCGCTTAGCTTCCATTATTGCCATTTCTTCAGCTAAGCCGAGGTTGACCTGCTCAAAATTTTTGTTCCTCACATTAGGGTCCTGCTCAGGCATCGGCTGCCTTTCAATCTGCATTCTTTCTTTTGGTGTAAGATTATTTTTGCTCATTTTACTTTAGACTCTTTCTCCCAACATTTTTTGTGGTCATTCATCATTTCAAGAGAAATCTTTTCATTTTCTCTATAAAAGCTTTGTCTTTTTGAAAGTTCGACGAAATCAACCTGATGTCCGTCGAATTCCGGGCCATCAACACAAACAAACTGAGTTTTGCCGCCTATTGTTACACGGCATGCCCCACACATACCTGTGCCGTCTACCATAATAGGGTTCAAGCTCACAATGGTTTTGATATTATGTTTAGCTGTAATGTCGCATACCGCCCTCATCATAGGCACAGGACCAACTGCAAATACTATATCAATCTTTTTTCCTTCATCTATTAGCTCTTTTAAGACATCAGTTACAAGTCCTCTTCTAACATAACTGCCATCATCAGTTACTATATGAAGCTCATCTGATATTGAGCGAAGCTCATCTTCCATAAATAAGAGTTCTTTTGACCTGAATCCCATTATAGAACTTACATAATTTCCACATTCTTTTAAAGCTTTTCCAAGGGGATATACTACAGCAATACCAAGTCCTCCTCCTATGCACACGGCATTTCCGAAATTTTCTATATGTGATGGTTTGCCAAGCGGTCCCACAAGACTGAGAATTTTATCGCCCTTTTCAAGAGCATTAAATTTTCGGGTCGATTTGCCTACACTTTGGCAAATTAATGTGATAGTGCCCTCTTCAGGGTCAGCATCTGCAATTGTAAGGGGGACCCTTTCACCCTTTTCATCGATTTGAAATATTATGAATTGTCCCGGCTTTCTTGATTGAGCAATATGGGGAGCCCTAAATTTTAACAAGCTCACAACTGGAGAAAGTACTCTCTTTTCTATTACTTCAAACATAATCAATCATCGTCCTTAATAATCATCGATTCAGAGAATTAAAAATATTAAGAGCGTTGCTTATAGACAAGAGAAGTGGCTTTTGTCAAGGATTAAAACTCTCTCAAGCGATTATAAATTAAGAAAAAAAGTTTGTTTCTTTTAGAATATTACCCAATCTTTCAATACTTTTAAAGACATTTTCGGGTGAGTGGGCTTCTATCGTCAGAATTGGATTTTCGATTTTTTTAGTGAGTTTAAAAAGTGTCATAAAATTAACATTACCATTTCCAATGGCATCATGGTCATCGCTTTTTCCACAGTTGTCATGTAAATGCATTTCTTTGAGATAAGGCAAAGTTGCATTGACCCAATCCTCTAAAGATATAGATGAGAATAAATTGAAATGTCCTGTATCGAAGCATAATCGAAAATTTTCATTTTGGACTTTTCTACAAACTTCAATGATTGTTGAAGGATTATCTTCAAAAACATTCTCAAGACAGATTGTAATATCATCAAAGGGGCGTGAGTTAAGGATTTCTTCCCAAGTTTCGACGCTTTTTTCGATCCACTTTTCTTTTGCCGATGCGAAGCGCCATTTATCATAGCCGGGGTGGACAACTACTGAAAGAGGATGAAAATAGGCAGCTGCATCGAGAACTTGTTTGATTCGAAAGATGCTGATTTCTCTAATCTTCTTATCTATTCCTCCCGGACTTAAATCCATAAAAGGAGCATGGAATGTTGTTTTTATTCCATTTTCATAAAGAATAGTGCTTATCCTTTTGAAATCTGAGTCATTTGAATTATCAAGAATGTCCGCCTTGAAATATATTTCAAGATTCATCTTTTTTTCTATTATATATTTGCTGAATGTCTCAACATATTCGAATGGAATGTGAAAGAAGATAGGATTGTCGGAATTCTTCTTGTTCATTGTGTTTCCTTTAAAACTGGTATTTTCAGTTTACCGCCTATCTTGAGAGGGGAGTCTTTGTCGATTCCATTAATGAGGGCAAGCTCTTTAACCTTGTCTTTATCATTAAAAAATTTCTCCGCTAACGATTGCAGGGTATCACCTTCCTTGACTGTATAAATTATTATTCTTCTATTTTTAAAAAGCGATGATTCTTTTTTAGTCATAGCCCTTAATGTGCTAAAGGTCTTTTTAAAGTATGGAATTGCTTCGCTGTAGTCTTTTT encodes:
- the gltA gene encoding NADPH-dependent glutamate synthase, yielding MSKNNLTPKERMQIERQPMPEQDPNVRNKNFEQVNLGLAEEMAIMEAKRCLQCKKPMCVQGCPVGIDIPAFINLIAEGRYLEAARKIKEKNSLPAVCGRVCPQEEQCEGVCVLSKKSMPVAIGNLERFAADFEMAMGEIKIPPLPKPTGKKVAVIGSGPSGLTVAGELAKMGHQVTVFEALHKSGGVLIYGIPEFRLPKKILQVEIDYVSKLGVEIVNNFVIGKTKTLDELLSNGYDAAFIGSGAGLPYFMNIPGENLNGVYSANEYLTRNNLMKAYLFPEYDTPIFRGKNVAVIGGGNTAMDAVRTSKRLGAEHSYIIYRRSRAEMPARIEEIKHAEEEGVEFLLLNNPLRIIGDEKGWVKEIECIKMELGEPDESGRRRPVPIEGSEFTIKVDTVVVAIGNGANPLIPMTTKGIETNRYGNITIDPKTGATSKPGVFAGGDIVRGGATVILAMGDGKVAANSINEYLK
- a CDS encoding sulfide/dihydroorotate dehydrogenase-like FAD/NAD-binding protein, which encodes MFEVIEKRVLSPVVSLLKFRAPHIAQSRKPGQFIIFQIDEKGERVPLTIADADPEEGTITLICQSVGKSTRKFNALEKGDKILSLVGPLGKPSHIENFGNAVCIGGGLGIAVVYPLGKALKECGNYVSSIMGFRSKELLFMEDELRSISDELHIVTDDGSYVRRGLVTDVLKELIDEGKKIDIVFAVGPVPMMRAVCDITAKHNIKTIVSLNPIMVDGTGMCGACRVTIGGKTQFVCVDGPEFDGHQVDFVELSKRQSFYRENEKISLEMMNDHKKCWEKESKVK